From Prochlorococcus sp. MIT 1223, the proteins below share one genomic window:
- the acsF gene encoding magnesium-protoporphyrin IX monomethyl ester (oxidative) cyclase, giving the protein MTATASSPSLRVDTRGKNELPPHLDENLLTPRFYVTEFNKASKTNLEDAREEFEAMFNEMKADYNCTHFDRKASLDRLQELPQKDKEVYESYLVRSVVSEFSGFLLFKEISNRLKKNGNKDLSKLFTFLARDEARHAGFLSRALVAEGIEVDLPHLGGKRAATWFPISWVIYSVYLSEKIGYWRYILMDRHLKANPDEAFAPLFDFFEPWCQDENRHGDCFTVMMRCWPGITKGFRGKLLSRFFLWSVFLTHTLTVCERGDFYELLGIDPKEFDEEVIKRTNHTSKNAFPWVFNLDDSRFWELRNKIIAAFRSFVEAKGLKKPAKLISFVSLIFRQFALPMEKTNAIRYEKSVPFNGSDLFNFWTDK; this is encoded by the coding sequence ATGACAGCCACAGCTTCTTCCCCTTCTTTAAGAGTTGATACCCGAGGTAAGAATGAGCTTCCACCTCATTTAGACGAGAACCTTTTAACCCCTCGTTTTTATGTGACTGAATTTAATAAGGCTTCAAAAACGAATCTCGAAGATGCCCGAGAAGAATTTGAGGCTATGTTCAATGAAATGAAGGCAGATTATAACTGTACTCACTTTGATAGAAAAGCTAGTCTTGATAGGTTGCAAGAGTTGCCTCAAAAGGATAAAGAAGTATATGAGAGTTATCTTGTTAGGTCAGTTGTATCTGAATTCTCAGGCTTCTTGCTCTTTAAAGAGATCTCTAACCGTCTTAAAAAAAATGGAAATAAGGATTTAAGCAAGCTATTTACTTTTTTAGCTAGAGATGAAGCTAGGCACGCTGGCTTTCTCAGCAGAGCTTTAGTTGCAGAAGGAATAGAAGTTGACTTGCCGCATTTAGGTGGTAAAAGAGCTGCAACTTGGTTCCCTATTAGTTGGGTAATATATTCAGTTTATTTGTCAGAGAAGATAGGATATTGGAGATATATTTTGATGGATAGACATTTAAAAGCTAATCCGGATGAAGCTTTTGCGCCTTTATTTGATTTCTTTGAACCTTGGTGCCAAGACGAAAACCGTCATGGAGACTGTTTCACTGTAATGATGAGATGTTGGCCAGGTATTACCAAGGGGTTCCGAGGGAAACTGTTAAGTCGTTTTTTCCTTTGGAGTGTGTTCTTAACGCATACACTTACTGTTTGTGAGAGAGGTGATTTCTATGAACTATTAGGAATTGACCCTAAAGAATTTGACGAAGAAGTTATCAAAAGAACAAATCACACTTCAAAAAATGCTTTCCCTTGGGTCTTTAATTTGGATGATTCTAGATTTTGGGAATTAAGAAATAAAATAATTGCTGCATTTCGTTCATTTGTGGAAGCAAAGGGACTCAAGAAGCCTGCAAAGCTAATTAGTTTTGTATCTCTTATCTTTAGACAATTTGCTTTACCTATGGAGAAGACAAATGCAATAAGATATGAAAAATCTGTTCCATTTAATGGAAGCGATTTGTTTAATTTCTGGACAGATAAGTAA
- a CDS encoding TVP38/TMEM64 family protein, protein MLKKYLNKTILNYIYLVIISAFVYILYKSFDINQINYFISENQVKLEKSILYAVTLIFILRAISIIIPILPGTYCSVISGYLFGVKNGLLIIFIADFFACSFAFFVSRNLGRDALKRILGNTQMSKIEQLSKNYFEQNIFLMTGFLMTSWFDFVSYAIGLTKIPWKKFMPALIISILISDLPFVAGGYSINQLKDNGMQAILKGDLDIIKGPYLIILIISVLVAFCLGLLNIYFTRKSKII, encoded by the coding sequence ATGTTGAAGAAATATCTAAATAAAACAATTTTAAATTACATTTATCTAGTAATAATTTCTGCTTTTGTATATATTTTATATAAGAGCTTTGATATTAATCAGATTAATTACTTCATTTCAGAAAATCAAGTTAAGTTGGAGAAATCGATATTATATGCAGTAACTTTAATATTTATACTTAGGGCAATCAGTATAATTATCCCAATCCTTCCCGGTACTTATTGCTCGGTTATCTCAGGCTATTTGTTTGGTGTAAAGAACGGACTTCTGATTATTTTTATTGCAGACTTTTTTGCTTGCTCATTTGCTTTCTTTGTTTCGAGGAATTTAGGAAGAGATGCATTGAAAAGAATCTTGGGAAATACTCAAATGAGTAAAATCGAGCAACTAAGTAAAAACTATTTTGAGCAGAATATCTTTTTAATGACTGGTTTCTTGATGACTTCCTGGTTTGACTTTGTCTCATATGCGATAGGTTTAACAAAAATTCCTTGGAAAAAATTTATGCCTGCATTAATTATAAGCATTTTGATATCTGATCTTCCATTTGTTGCTGGAGGCTATTCAATTAATCAATTAAAAGATAATGGAATGCAAGCGATTTTAAAAGGAGATCTCGATATTATCAAAGGACCTTATTTGATTATCTTAATAATCTCTGTATTAGTTGCATTTTGTTTAGGACTATTAAATATATACTTTACTAGAAAGTCTAAAATTATTTAG
- a CDS encoding aldehyde dehydrogenase family protein produces MQLKDFRLTEMRLPVLKGHTRSKTWRRLQLQRLEKLLNENENEIISNLGKDLEKPATEAFFELIALKQELKLAQESLNNWMQPQKVNVPFSLKPGIATTKLEPLGCILIIGPWNYPFSLTMQPLISALAAGNAAVLKPSENAPHISTLINRIIPKYFSEDIVRVFEGNGEIAEELISKSFDHIFFTGGGEVGKKVLKAAANHLTPVTLELGGKSPAIVLDGARIEITAKRLVWGKGLNAGQTCIAPNHILVQENLYSTLVSSMKKASLDFYGPEPLQSIDLGKIVNEHHFQRLKKLLDYAKDSKRIIFGGEVDEARHRISPTLIEVKNREDPLMKEEIFGPLMPIFKLKNLEEELIEIRKQDKPLAIYLFGGSDTQQKAVINTTSSGGICINDVVLQAGIPELPFGGVGASGMGQYHGYAGFETFSHRKSIFRKPFWLDINFRYPPYRIDPSLIKKII; encoded by the coding sequence TTGCAGCTAAAAGATTTTCGATTAACTGAGATGCGTCTACCAGTCCTAAAAGGCCATACCAGGTCAAAGACATGGCGCAGACTTCAACTTCAACGTCTTGAAAAATTACTCAACGAAAATGAAAATGAAATAATCTCAAACCTTGGGAAAGACCTTGAAAAACCAGCCACAGAGGCATTTTTCGAGTTAATCGCTCTAAAACAAGAATTAAAACTTGCACAAGAGTCTTTAAATAATTGGATGCAACCTCAAAAAGTCAATGTTCCATTTTCATTAAAACCAGGAATTGCAACAACAAAGCTTGAACCTTTAGGCTGCATCTTAATTATTGGACCATGGAATTATCCTTTTTCTTTAACTATGCAGCCTCTCATAAGTGCTTTAGCAGCAGGCAATGCAGCGGTACTTAAGCCATCTGAAAATGCCCCACATATATCAACTCTTATAAATAGAATCATCCCTAAATATTTCTCTGAAGATATAGTTAGAGTGTTCGAAGGTAATGGTGAGATAGCTGAAGAGTTGATATCAAAGTCATTTGATCACATTTTCTTTACAGGGGGAGGGGAAGTCGGGAAAAAAGTTCTTAAAGCTGCTGCTAACCACTTAACACCGGTGACCCTTGAATTAGGAGGAAAAAGTCCAGCAATAGTTTTAGATGGAGCACGTATTGAAATCACGGCAAAAAGATTGGTCTGGGGCAAAGGTCTAAATGCTGGGCAAACTTGTATTGCTCCAAACCATATTTTGGTACAAGAGAATCTATATTCCACGCTTGTCTCTTCAATGAAGAAGGCTTCTCTTGATTTTTACGGACCGGAACCACTTCAATCAATTGACCTTGGCAAGATAGTTAATGAGCATCATTTTCAAAGGCTTAAAAAGCTTTTAGATTATGCTAAAGATTCAAAAAGAATCATTTTCGGAGGAGAAGTAGACGAAGCCAGGCATAGAATAAGTCCGACACTTATCGAGGTTAAAAATAGAGAAGATCCATTAATGAAAGAAGAGATATTTGGTCCACTAATGCCAATTTTTAAATTAAAAAATCTTGAAGAAGAGCTAATAGAAATAAGGAAACAAGACAAGCCCCTTGCGATATATTTATTTGGTGGTTCTGATACTCAACAAAAAGCCGTAATAAATACTACAAGTTCTGGTGGGATTTGCATTAATGATGTTGTTTTGCAAGCCGGTATTCCAGAGTTACCTTTTGGCGGAGTTGGAGCAAGTGGGATGGGTCAATATCATGGTTACGCTGGTTTCGAAACGTTTTCTCACAGAAAATCTATTTTCAGAAAACCTTTTTGGCTTGATATAAATTTTCGATATCCTCCTTATAGAATTGATCCATCACTTATAAAAAAAATAATATAG
- a CDS encoding LysM domain-containing protein: protein MIKRLFFTLSFILLTNSAGLASEITVKEGDTLTKIANENNLTIKEILDLNNISDANQIKKGQIIKLPERSIYQKFHVMKQGESLSMISEMYNVKRDDLIKLNNIKNPDLLYLGQKILISEEADLNEEKELTTEKEMIADKKVIDISINNKVPLEWKTYGPLRVNWSSLEKKDGNFIAKSMHKSGKPLYIAVKCSSQIINRTGLNGNWREWITPQEAFEYKLVNDICESS from the coding sequence ATGATTAAAAGACTATTTTTTACTCTTTCTTTTATATTACTAACAAATTCAGCTGGATTAGCTTCCGAAATAACTGTCAAGGAGGGGGACACTTTAACCAAGATAGCCAATGAAAATAATTTAACTATAAAAGAAATTTTAGATTTAAATAATATAAGTGATGCAAATCAAATCAAGAAAGGGCAAATAATAAAGCTACCCGAGAGATCGATTTATCAAAAGTTTCATGTCATGAAACAAGGAGAATCACTTTCTATGATATCAGAAATGTATAATGTAAAAAGAGATGATCTTATTAAGTTAAATAACATAAAAAATCCAGATTTATTGTATCTTGGGCAGAAAATATTAATTTCAGAGGAAGCAGATTTAAATGAAGAGAAAGAATTAACTACGGAGAAAGAAATGATTGCTGATAAAAAAGTAATTGATATATCAATTAATAATAAAGTACCTTTAGAATGGAAAACATATGGTCCTCTGCGAGTGAACTGGTCGAGCTTAGAGAAAAAAGATGGTAACTTTATTGCTAAATCAATGCACAAAAGTGGAAAGCCTTTGTATATAGCCGTTAAATGTTCAAGTCAAATTATTAACAGGACAGGCCTAAATGGCAATTGGAGAGAGTGGATTACGCCTCAGGAGGCTTTCGAGTATAAATTAGTAAATGATATTTGTGAAAGCAGTTAA
- a CDS encoding high light inducible protein produces MTPEAEKFNGWAAMIGFVAAFGSYATTGQIIPGIF; encoded by the coding sequence ATGACTCCTGAAGCAGAAAAGTTCAATGGCTGGGCAGCAATGATCGGCTTCGTTGCAGCCTTCGGTTCTTATGCAACTACTGGACAAATTATTCCTGGAATTTTCTAA
- a CDS encoding helix-hairpin-helix domain-containing protein, whose translation MLGKEFFFGLKGRLKRLIQISSTDNDTEKDSSRCENLTSLPGIGINNCRVFYDAGYTTPESIISADDADLMKLSGVGIGFIKKLRTKVGRL comes from the coding sequence ATGCTAGGCAAAGAATTCTTTTTTGGCTTAAAAGGACGCCTTAAAAGGTTAATTCAAATTAGTTCAACTGATAATGATACTGAAAAAGATTCATCTAGATGTGAAAACTTGACGTCACTTCCAGGTATAGGCATTAATAACTGTAGAGTTTTTTATGATGCGGGTTATACAACACCTGAATCAATAATATCTGCTGACGATGCTGATTTAATGAAGCTCTCAGGAGTAGGAATTGGATTTATAAAAAAATTAAGAACTAAAGTGGGGAGACTTTAA
- a CDS encoding 2Fe-2S iron-sulfur cluster-binding protein — protein sequence MKPLHKITIHHKQKGKTYTFEVPEGEYILRNFESKDENGQIIGEQLPFSCRNGCCSECAVKIISGGMDQTACIGLSKELRDKGFGLLCVSKATGPLECETQDADEVYEEQFGKYFKGLDTQAGNPFDI from the coding sequence CTGAAACCCTTACATAAAATCACCATCCATCACAAGCAAAAAGGTAAGACTTATACCTTTGAGGTGCCTGAAGGAGAATACATTCTTAGGAACTTTGAATCAAAGGATGAAAATGGGCAAATAATCGGTGAACAATTACCCTTTTCTTGTCGAAATGGTTGCTGCTCAGAATGTGCCGTAAAAATAATTTCAGGAGGGATGGATCAAACAGCCTGTATTGGATTGTCCAAAGAACTTAGAGACAAAGGTTTTGGTCTATTGTGCGTATCAAAGGCAACTGGTCCTCTTGAATGCGAAACACAGGATGCAGACGAAGTTTATGAAGAGCAATTTGGAAAATATTTCAAGGGATTAGATACTCAGGCAGGTAATCCCTTTGATATTTAA